The Belonocnema kinseyi isolate 2016_QV_RU_SX_M_011 chromosome 10, B_treatae_v1, whole genome shotgun sequence genome has a window encoding:
- the LOC117182152 gene encoding uncharacterized protein LOC117182152, with the protein MGTLLFTVAVFLLDSFESRPSDSEVYTRKIYTYNEEDTFRLTGDPNTYQRIREVLKDNGKIRVEFVKLNNAHQPTRIIKHIVLQDGQIQHESGEPLQGWNALNQYLQSRELLRVQTERLENLQHRTQRSQNSPQSSKN; encoded by the exons ATGGGAACTCTACTATTCACGGTTGCAGTTTTTCTGTTAGATTCTTTTG AATCCAGACCAAGTGATAGTGAAGTATATACACGTAAGATTTATACATATAATGAGGAAGATACCTTCCGACTCACGGGCGATCCTAATACATATCAAAGGATTAGAGAGGTGCTAAAAGATAATGGGAAAATAAGAGTAGAGTTCGTGAAACTTAATAATGCTCATCAACCGACAAGGATAATTAAGCACATAGTCCTTCAAGATGGACAGATCCAGCATGAGTCTGGGGAACCACTGCAAGGATGGAACGCATTGAATCAATACCTACAATCACGAGAACTTCTTCGTGTACAAACCGAACGTTTAGAAAACCTACAACATAGGACACAGAGATCACAAAATAGCCCACAAAGCTCAAAAAATTGA